One genomic window of Cyprinus carpio isolate SPL01 chromosome B8, ASM1834038v1, whole genome shotgun sequence includes the following:
- the LOC109077425 gene encoding E3 ubiquitin-protein ligase TRIM35-like, whose protein sequence is MIIALKEEEDQKKQKMKEKLEDMNRHISALSHTIKDLEETMKANDVCFLKKFPLTMERIQISQPDPQMPSGVLIYVPRYLGNLPYKVWKKMLNSVQKSKYEDNLCCYTHTENEAGVITWHQRMVMNSASCIWVSRMLRWYSWMSHVPTGGR, encoded by the exons ATGATCATTGCATTGAAGGAGGAAGAGGACCAGAAGAAGCAGAAAATGAAGGAAAAGTTGGAGGACATGAACAGACACATCTCAGCTCTTTCACACACTATCAAAGACTTGGAGGAGACAATGAAAGCCAATGACGTCTGCTTTCTAAAG AAGTTTCCACTCACAATGGAAAG AATCCAGATCTCACAGCCGGATCCACAGATGCCTTCTGGAGTTTTGATTTATGTGCCACGTTACTTGGGCAATCTGCCATACAAAGTCTGGAAGAAGATGCTCAACTCTGTCCAAAAGAGTAAGTATGAAGACAATCTgtgctgttacacacacactgaaaatgaAGCAGGGGTCATTACATGGCACCAACGGATGGTCATGAACTCTGCCTCATGCATCTGGGTATCAAGAATGCTGAGGTGGtattcgtggatgagtcatgtacCCACGgggggaagatga